Proteins encoded together in one Micromonospora auratinigra window:
- a CDS encoding SWIM zinc finger family protein: MNAVQTYRYLQPSALRPAGLDLQTCGGPAANPRFFAGFLTAPVAAAAGLLAVAEVARTRYHQPVNPASLDPVVTGSRGGLRFESFSGCCGVYARLDVLPAGLDGEVAGHGTTNVDVNPPLREALARVGGIEPLHVAVGPDDLTVSTMDGAVVEKKVPLPGRWLRGFAEVQVLTAGFEPRAEIPAGEAAAFLRRLPAAGDRSVLWAVPAGRTLRLTSRPTPGAVCLAGAGRLAALRGLLRHARTLRVYGPAVRAGSPAVPSTWELDTGAMRLSLTLSPEPYRGFSGEGAALLALAGDDVLDDAELVGALLSWDPTIDVAALADAAGLPDARVRAALAQLGTAGRVGYDVAEAAYFHRVMPYDAGRAERDNPRLLGARALVERGAVERDGEHATVRSGEERYRVRRQPDGSYTCSCRWWARHRGQRGPCRHALAVSMVAAPAEVPA; encoded by the coding sequence GTGAACGCCGTCCAGACGTACCGATACCTCCAGCCGTCCGCGTTGCGCCCCGCCGGTCTCGATCTGCAGACCTGCGGCGGGCCGGCGGCCAATCCGCGCTTCTTCGCCGGCTTCCTCACCGCGCCCGTCGCCGCGGCCGCGGGGCTGCTGGCCGTCGCCGAGGTGGCCCGTACCCGCTATCACCAACCGGTCAACCCGGCCAGTCTGGACCCGGTGGTGACCGGCAGCCGGGGTGGCCTGCGGTTCGAGTCCTTCTCGGGCTGCTGCGGCGTCTACGCCCGGCTGGACGTCCTCCCGGCCGGCCTCGACGGCGAGGTCGCCGGGCACGGCACGACCAACGTGGACGTCAACCCGCCGCTGCGCGAGGCGCTGGCCCGGGTCGGCGGGATCGAACCGCTGCACGTGGCGGTCGGCCCGGACGACCTGACGGTCTCCACCATGGACGGGGCGGTGGTCGAGAAGAAGGTGCCGCTGCCCGGTCGGTGGCTACGCGGCTTCGCCGAGGTGCAGGTGCTCACCGCCGGCTTCGAGCCGCGCGCCGAGATCCCGGCCGGCGAGGCCGCGGCGTTCCTGCGCCGGCTGCCGGCCGCCGGTGACCGCAGCGTGCTCTGGGCGGTGCCCGCCGGGCGTACGCTGCGGCTCACCTCGCGGCCGACGCCCGGCGCGGTCTGCCTGGCCGGGGCGGGCCGGCTGGCCGCGCTGCGTGGTCTGCTCCGGCACGCGCGCACCCTGCGGGTCTACGGCCCCGCGGTGCGCGCCGGCTCGCCCGCCGTGCCGAGCACCTGGGAGCTGGACACCGGCGCGATGCGGCTCTCGCTGACCCTCTCCCCCGAGCCCTACCGGGGCTTCTCCGGCGAGGGCGCCGCGCTGCTGGCGCTCGCCGGGGACGACGTGCTCGACGACGCGGAGCTGGTCGGCGCCCTGCTCTCCTGGGACCCGACGATCGACGTGGCCGCGCTCGCCGACGCCGCCGGCCTGCCCGACGCCCGGGTACGCGCCGCGCTGGCCCAGCTCGGCACCGCCGGCCGGGTCGGGTACGACGTGGCGGAGGCGGCCTACTTCCACCGGGTGATGCCCTACGACGCCGGCCGGGCGGAGCGGGACAACCCCCGCCTGCTCGGGGCGCGGGCGCTGGTCGAGCGGGGTGCCGTCGAGCGGGACGGCGAGCACGCCACGGTGCGCAGCGGCGAGGAGCGCTACCGGGTGCGCCGGCAGCCGGACGGGTCCTACACCTGTTCCTGCCGGTGGTGGGCGCGGCACCGGGGGCAACGTGGCCCGTGCCGGCACGCGCTGGCCGTGTCGATGGTCGCGGCGCCGGCGGAGGTGCCGGCGTGA
- a CDS encoding acyl-CoA dehydrogenase family protein, whose protein sequence is MTDPLLLHPHTYDPTHLDETSRRLLRATVDWFETRGKRELVDSHNQHRWYADFLDFAAKEGLFATFLTPAADAGDDPDKRWDTARNAALSEILGFYGLGYWYTWQVTVLGLGPVWQSGNAAARARAAELLDQGHVMAFALSERAHGADIYSTDMLLTPDGEGGFRATGGKYYIGNGNVAGLVSVFGRRTDVEGPEGYVFFAADSRHPAYRLVRNVVNAQMYVSEFRLEDYPVRAEDVLHTGQAAFDAALNTVNVGKFNLCTASIGICEHAMYEAVTHAHQRILYGRRVTDFPHVRRELTDAYARLVAMKLFSDRAVDYFRSAGPDDRRYLLFNPMTKMKVTTEGEKVIDLLWDVIAAKGFEADTYFDKAAKDIRGLPKLEGTVHVNLALILKFMPNYLFRPAEHPPVPTRHDPADDEFLFRQGPARGLGAIRFHDWRAPYDAHSRVPNVARFREQADGLCALLAAHAPDEAQQRDLDFLLVLGQLFALVVYGQLILEQAELTGLDADLLDEIFDLLVRDFSGHATELHGKSATTDAQAAGALAHVRRPVPDPDRAARVWARVVALSDTYEMHP, encoded by the coding sequence GTGACCGACCCGCTGCTGCTGCACCCGCACACCTACGACCCCACCCACCTCGACGAGACCTCCCGGCGGCTGCTGCGCGCCACCGTCGACTGGTTCGAGACCCGCGGCAAGCGGGAGCTGGTCGACAGCCACAACCAGCACCGCTGGTACGCCGACTTCCTCGACTTCGCGGCGAAGGAGGGCCTGTTCGCCACCTTCCTCACCCCGGCCGCCGACGCCGGCGACGACCCGGACAAGCGCTGGGACACCGCCCGCAACGCCGCGCTGTCGGAGATCCTCGGCTTCTACGGCCTCGGCTACTGGTACACCTGGCAGGTCACCGTGCTCGGCCTCGGCCCGGTCTGGCAGAGCGGCAACGCCGCCGCCCGGGCCCGCGCCGCCGAGCTGCTCGACCAGGGGCACGTGATGGCGTTCGCCCTCTCCGAGCGGGCGCACGGCGCGGACATCTACTCCACCGACATGCTGCTCACCCCCGACGGCGAGGGCGGCTTCCGGGCCACCGGCGGCAAGTACTACATCGGCAACGGCAACGTCGCCGGGCTGGTCTCGGTCTTCGGCCGCCGCACCGACGTCGAGGGCCCCGAGGGGTACGTCTTCTTCGCCGCCGACAGCCGGCACCCCGCGTACCGGCTGGTGCGCAACGTGGTCAACGCGCAGATGTACGTCAGCGAGTTCCGGCTGGAGGACTACCCGGTGCGCGCCGAGGACGTGCTGCACACCGGGCAGGCCGCCTTCGACGCCGCGCTGAACACCGTCAACGTCGGCAAGTTCAACCTCTGCACCGCCTCCATCGGCATCTGCGAACACGCCATGTACGAGGCGGTCACCCACGCCCACCAGCGGATCCTGTACGGCCGGCGGGTGACCGACTTCCCGCACGTGCGCCGCGAGCTGACCGACGCGTACGCCCGGCTGGTGGCGATGAAGCTGTTCAGCGACCGGGCGGTCGACTACTTCCGCTCGGCCGGCCCGGACGACCGGCGGTACCTGCTGTTCAACCCGATGACCAAGATGAAGGTCACCACCGAGGGCGAGAAGGTCATCGACCTGCTCTGGGACGTGATCGCCGCCAAGGGCTTCGAGGCCGACACCTACTTCGACAAGGCCGCCAAGGACATCCGCGGCCTGCCGAAGCTGGAGGGGACGGTGCACGTCAACCTGGCGCTGATCCTCAAGTTCATGCCGAACTACCTGTTCCGGCCGGCCGAGCACCCGCCGGTGCCGACCCGCCACGACCCGGCCGACGACGAGTTCCTGTTCCGGCAGGGCCCCGCCCGGGGTCTCGGCGCGATCCGGTTCCACGACTGGCGCGCCCCGTACGACGCGCACTCCCGGGTGCCCAACGTGGCCCGGTTCCGCGAACAGGCCGACGGGCTCTGCGCCCTGCTGGCCGCGCACGCCCCCGACGAGGCCCAGCAGCGGGACCTGGACTTCCTGCTGGTCCTCGGCCAGCTCTTCGCGCTGGTCGTCTACGGCCAGCTGATCCTGGAGCAGGCCGAGCTGACCGGCCTCGACGCCGACCTGCTCGACGAGATCTTCGACCTGCTGGTCCGCGACTTCTCCGGCCACGCCACCGAGCTGCACGGCAAGAGCGCCACCACCGACGCGCAGGCCGCCGGGGCGCTCGCCCACGTCCGCCGCCCCGTCCCCGACCCCGACCGCGCCGCCCGGGTCTGGGCCCGCGTCGTCGCCCTCTCCGACACCTACGAAATGCACCCCTGA
- a CDS encoding PadR family transcriptional regulator: protein MSLEHAILVSLLEQPASGYELARRFDRSIGRFWTATHQQIYRVLKRMESDDWVTAEEVGQDGLPDKKVWSVTPGGRSALVTWLRAPVQPEAVRHELAVKIRGAAFDDPDGRAALLAEVERYRADHEATLAGYLAGERRDFPDPAARDARASLQHVVLRGGIAYERMVLDWLDDVLATLRTLDPDGKARP, encoded by the coding sequence ATGTCGCTGGAGCACGCCATCCTGGTCTCGCTGCTGGAGCAGCCCGCCTCCGGCTACGAGCTGGCCCGCCGCTTCGACCGCTCGATCGGCCGCTTCTGGACCGCCACCCACCAGCAGATCTACCGGGTGCTCAAGCGGATGGAGAGCGACGACTGGGTCACCGCCGAAGAGGTCGGCCAGGACGGGCTGCCCGACAAGAAGGTCTGGTCGGTCACCCCCGGCGGGCGCTCCGCGCTGGTGACCTGGCTGCGCGCCCCCGTGCAGCCGGAGGCGGTCCGGCACGAGCTGGCCGTCAAGATCCGCGGAGCCGCCTTCGACGACCCGGACGGCCGCGCCGCCCTGCTCGCCGAGGTCGAGCGCTACCGCGCCGACCACGAGGCCACCCTCGCAGGCTACCTGGCCGGCGAGCGCCGCGACTTCCCGGACCCCGCCGCGCGGGACGCCCGCGCGTCGCTGCAGCACGTCGTGCTGCGCGGCGGCATCGCGTACGAGCGGATGGTCCTCGACTGGCTCGACGACGTCCTCGCCACCCTGCGCACCCTCGACCCCGACGGAAAGGCCCGGCCGTGA
- a CDS encoding ABC transporter substrate-binding protein: MRIRSVLTRVATLGAAAVLAATALTACGDGGGTDQAANPLGLLRPGVLRAGTLTDAPPNVYLKDGKFTGFDNDLLTAVAAKAGLKVEFVGTDFSALLSQVNNRKFDVGSSSITITEARRKTVDFGNGYDFGYFGLDVPAGSSITGFDQLAGKRVVVVQGTVQDDYATKQNLNPVRVPDYNGAVNQLKAGTADAWIAPAEIGDTSAADSNGKIKVAAKQLSPAPTAYAFAKGNDKLRAALDKGLDEVIADGTWSRLQAQYYPGRPVPADFKPGSGTVAVPSPSAAS; the protein is encoded by the coding sequence ATGCGCATCCGTTCCGTGCTGACCCGCGTCGCCACCCTCGGCGCCGCCGCCGTGCTCGCCGCCACCGCGCTGACCGCCTGCGGCGACGGCGGCGGCACCGACCAGGCCGCCAACCCGTTGGGGCTGCTCCGCCCCGGCGTGCTGCGCGCCGGCACGCTCACCGACGCCCCGCCGAACGTGTACCTGAAGGACGGGAAGTTCACCGGTTTCGACAACGACCTGCTCACCGCCGTGGCCGCGAAGGCCGGGCTGAAGGTCGAGTTCGTCGGCACCGACTTCTCCGCCCTGCTGTCGCAGGTCAACAACCGCAAGTTCGACGTGGGCAGCTCGTCCATCACGATCACCGAGGCGCGCCGCAAGACCGTCGACTTCGGCAACGGCTACGACTTCGGCTACTTCGGACTCGACGTGCCGGCCGGCTCCTCGATCACCGGCTTCGACCAGCTCGCCGGCAAGCGGGTGGTGGTCGTGCAGGGCACCGTGCAGGACGACTACGCCACCAAGCAGAACCTGAACCCGGTGCGGGTGCCCGACTACAACGGCGCGGTCAACCAGCTCAAGGCCGGCACCGCCGACGCCTGGATCGCCCCGGCAGAGATCGGCGACACGTCCGCCGCCGACAGCAACGGCAAGATCAAGGTCGCGGCGAAGCAGCTCAGCCCCGCCCCCACCGCGTACGCCTTCGCCAAGGGCAACGACAAGCTGCGTGCCGCGCTGGACAAGGGCCTCGACGAGGTGATCGCCGACGGCACCTGGAGCCGCCTGCAGGCGCAGTACTACCCGGGCCGGCCGGTCCCGGCCGACTTCAAGCCCGGCAGCGGCACGGTGGCGGTCCCCTCGCCGTCCGCGGCCTCCTGA
- a CDS encoding amino acid ABC transporter permease has product MDPLRTLWETFFDGASMREALPEMLTVGLPNTLILAVSAALLGSVLGLLLALAGISRTRWLRWPARVYTDVFRGLPAAATILLIGVGLAPLGMQVWGPNPYPLGVLALSLIAAAYIGEIFRAGIQSVEAAQLEGARALGFSWGEAMRLVIVPQGVRRVLPAWVNQLIALIKDSSLVYFLGLVASQRELFRIGQDYAATTGNESALLLAGLFYLALTVPLTHAVNWIDRRLRQGRPVAVPDQDLDADLAPAGKDPR; this is encoded by the coding sequence ATGGATCCGTTGCGCACCCTCTGGGAGACCTTCTTCGACGGCGCCTCGATGCGCGAGGCGCTGCCCGAGATGCTGACCGTCGGGCTGCCGAACACGCTGATCCTGGCGGTCTCCGCCGCCCTGCTCGGCTCGGTGCTGGGCCTGCTGCTGGCGCTCGCCGGCATCTCACGGACCCGCTGGCTGCGCTGGCCGGCGCGGGTCTACACCGACGTGTTCCGCGGCCTGCCGGCGGCGGCCACCATCCTGCTCATCGGGGTCGGCCTGGCCCCGCTGGGCATGCAGGTGTGGGGACCCAACCCGTACCCGCTGGGCGTGCTGGCGCTGTCGCTGATCGCCGCCGCGTACATCGGGGAGATCTTCCGGGCCGGCATCCAGAGCGTGGAGGCCGCCCAACTGGAGGGGGCCCGGGCGCTGGGCTTCTCCTGGGGCGAGGCGATGCGCCTGGTCATCGTCCCGCAGGGCGTACGCCGGGTGCTGCCGGCCTGGGTGAACCAGCTGATCGCCCTGATCAAGGACTCCAGCCTGGTCTACTTCCTCGGCCTGGTGGCCAGCCAGCGCGAGCTGTTCCGGATCGGCCAGGACTACGCGGCCACCACCGGCAACGAGTCCGCGCTGCTGCTGGCCGGGCTCTTCTACCTGGCGCTGACCGTGCCGCTGACCCACGCGGTGAACTGGATCGACCGCCGGCTGCGGCAGGGCCGGCCGGTCGCCGTACCCGATCAGGACCTGGACGCCGACCTCGCGCCGGCCGGGAAGGACCCGCGATGA
- a CDS encoding amino acid ABC transporter ATP-binding protein, with protein MSTATTGSVSLAVRDVHLAFGAHRVLRGADLDVARGATACVIGPSGSGKSTLLRTINRLIEPDRGDVLLDGRSVLADDPDALRQRIGMVFQQFNLFPHLTVLRNITLALRRLKKLPEEEAVRLAREQLDLVGLAGRADSRPAQLSGGQQQRVAIARALALRPEVMLFDEATSALDPELVKGVLAVMADLASAGMTMVVVTHEMGFAREVADTVAFMDRGVVLEAGEPAAVFEDPRHDRLRRFLSQVL; from the coding sequence ATGAGCACCGCCACCACCGGTTCGGTCAGCCTGGCCGTCCGCGACGTGCACCTGGCCTTCGGCGCCCACCGGGTGCTGCGCGGCGCCGATCTGGACGTCGCCCGGGGCGCGACGGCCTGCGTGATCGGGCCGTCCGGCTCCGGCAAGTCCACCCTGCTGCGCACCATCAACCGGCTCATCGAGCCGGACCGGGGCGACGTGCTGCTGGACGGGCGCAGCGTGCTGGCCGACGACCCGGACGCGCTGCGGCAACGCATCGGCATGGTGTTCCAGCAGTTCAACCTCTTCCCGCACCTGACGGTGCTGCGCAACATCACCCTCGCCCTGCGGCGGCTGAAGAAGCTGCCCGAGGAGGAGGCGGTCCGCCTCGCCCGGGAGCAGCTCGACCTGGTCGGACTGGCCGGCAGGGCCGACTCCCGGCCGGCGCAGCTCTCCGGCGGGCAGCAGCAGCGGGTGGCGATCGCCCGGGCGCTGGCCCTGCGTCCGGAGGTGATGCTCTTCGACGAGGCCACCTCGGCGCTCGACCCGGAGCTGGTCAAGGGGGTGCTCGCGGTGATGGCCGACCTCGCCTCGGCCGGGATGACCATGGTGGTGGTGACCCACGAGATGGGCTTCGCCCGCGAGGTCGCCGACACGGTGGCCTTCATGGACCGGGGCGTCGTGCTGGAGGCCGGTGAACCGGCCGCCGTCTTCGAGGACCCCCGGCACGACCGGCTGCGGCGCTTCCTGTCCCAGGTGCTCTGA